The proteins below are encoded in one region of Juglans microcarpa x Juglans regia isolate MS1-56 chromosome 4D, Jm3101_v1.0, whole genome shotgun sequence:
- the LOC121260404 gene encoding indole-3-acetic acid-induced protein ARG2 translates to MALSYSNAKLLSVLVVDGFSNAMSRRGYSASSQGIMATVARGGTSGARMGKTPGEDAARSTEKVAWVPDPVTGYYRPENRMEEIDVAELRALLLNNKH, encoded by the exons ATGGCTCTCTCTTACTCCAACGCTAAGCTTCTCTCTGTTCTCGTTGTCGACGGATTCTCTAATGCTATGAGCAG GCGTGGATACTCGGCATCGTCACAAGGAATAATGGCTACGGTGGCAAGAGGAGGGACTTCCGGTGCGAGGATGGGGAAGACGCCAGGGGAAGATGCGGCACGGTCCACCGAGAAGGTGGCGTGGGTCCCAGACCCGGTGACTGGCTACTACAGACCAGAGAATCGCATGGAAGAGATCGACGTGGCAGAGCTGCGTGCACTGCTCTTAAACAACAAGCACTGA